The following coding sequences lie in one Drosophila bipectinata strain 14024-0381.07 chromosome XR, DbipHiC1v2, whole genome shotgun sequence genomic window:
- the Cfp1 gene encoding CXXC-type zinc finger protein 1, producing the protein MADKKKYKKTKEEIRREIAREFDLPERKSKIATILKQEDQAYCICRTSDCSRFMIGCDGCEEWYHGDCIGITEKEAKHIKQYYCRRCKKENPELQTIFRLVATERAAASNAASTSLNAPGGAGPSGAPSGSNSGPGGTNALPPPPAPAVAAPMKRKNSSAREPKMGRRCGTCEGCRRPNCNQCDACRIRVGHKPRCIYRTCVAQAAADAQPTTSGAGRKREKAGAAAAKDRKLNGVSGPRAPSPEVFINPELEGMRQCHGPGCCCQARPQSKYCSDKCGFNLATNRIFQVLPQRLQEWNLTPCHAAEANRKQLDQIRQKQSMVRFALAELEKRCEELNMVVDRAKRSSIDTQRPHDSADGGEDEQSMYCITCGHEIHSRTAIKHMEKCFNKYESQASFGSIFQTRMEGNNMFCDFYNQASKTYCKRLRVLCPEHSKDPKVLDTDVCGSPLVNNVFNPTGEFCRAPKKNCFKHYAWEKIRRAEIDLERVRQWLKMDDLMEQERTLRQQLTSRANLLGLMLHSTYNHEVMDELVRKQQEHLAEFEKQKRRQQHQQQLQAQQAAFQEKQKQQQQQPLSQKQQPQQKSNQQQQQPQQQKQQQQQQLQQKPQQQPQPQPHQQQIVQQPQPHLLQPLQPQTPLIFQRKS; encoded by the exons ATGGCGGACAAGAAGAAATACAAGAAAACA AAAGAGGAAATCCGGCGGGAGATCGCGAGGGAGTTCGATCTCCCGGAGCGCAAGTCCAAGATAGCCACAATACTCAAGCAGGAGGACCAGGCCTACTGTATCTGCCGAACATCTGACTGCTCCCGGTTTATGAT AGGCTGCGATGGCTGTGAAGAGTGGTATCACGGCGATTGCATTGGCATCACGGAGAAGGAGGCCAAGCACATTAAACAGTACTATTGCCGGCGCTGCAAGAAGGAGAACCCAGAGTTACAAACCATATTCCGGCTGGTGGCCACGGAACGGGCAGCGGCCTCCAATGCCGCCTCCACTAGCTTAAACGCACCGGGCGGAGCGGGTCCATCAGGCGCTCCGTCCGGTAGTAATAGTGGTCCTGGTGGAACAAATGCGCTGCCTCCGCCTCCAGCGCCGGCGGTGGCGGCGCCGATGAAGCGGAAAAACAGCAGCGCCCGAGAACCGAAGATGGGGAGGCGGTGTGGCACCTGCGAGGGCTGCCGCAGGCCCAATTGCAACCAGTGCGACGCCTGTCGGATACGGGTGGGACACAAGCCGCGCTGCATTTACCGCACCTGCGTCGCCCAGGCGGCTGCCGATGCACAGCCCACTACCTCGGGCGCTGGCCGGAAAAGGGAAAAGGCGGGCGCGGCCGCTGCAAAGGATCGTAAGCTGAACGGCGTGAGCGGCCCACGAGCGCCTAGCCCGGAGGTGTTCATCAATCCTGAGTTGGAGGGTATGCGCCAGTGCCACGGACcaggctgctgctgccagGCGCGACCCCAGAGCAAGTACTGCAGCGACAAGTGCGGCTTCAATCTGGCCACGAATCGGATTTTTCAG GTTTTACCACAGCGTCTGCAGGAGTGGAACCTAACGCCCTGCCACGCCGCCGAGGCGAACCGGAAGCAACTAGACCAGATTCGTCAGAAGCAGTCCATGGTGCGCTTCGCCCTCGCCGAGCTGGAGAAGCGCTGCGAGGAGCTGAACATGGTGGTGGACCGAGCCAAGCGCAGCTCCATCGACACCCAGCGACCCCACGACAGCGCCGACGGCGGGGAGGACGAGCAAAGTATGTACTGCATCACCTGCGGCCACGAGATTCACTCGCGCACGGCCATCAAACACATGGAGAAGTGCTTCAACAAGTACGAGTCGCAGGCCAGCTTCGGCAGCATCTTCCAGACCCGAATGGAGGGCAACAACATGTTCTGTGACTTCTACAACCAGGCCAGCAAGACGTACTGCAAGCGCCTGCGTGTCCTCTGCCCCGAGCACAGCAAGGACCCCAAGGTACTGGACACGGACGTGTGCGGCTCGCCCCTGGTCAACAACGTGTTCAATCCCACGGGAGAGTTTTGCCGGGCGCCGAAAAAAAACTGCTTCAAGCACTACGCCTGGGAGAAGATACGCCGGGCGGAGATCGACTTGGAGCGGGTGCGGCAGTGGCTGAAGATGGACGACCTGATGGAGCAGGAGCGCACGCTTCGCCAGCAGCTCACCTCGCGGGCCAATCTGCTGGGACTGATGCTGCATTCCACCTACAATCACGAGGTGATGGACGAGCTGGTGCGCAAGCAGCAGGAGCATCTGGCGGAGTTCGAGAAGCAGAAACGCCgtcagcagcaccagcagcagttgcaggCCCAGCAGGCTGCCTTCCAg gaaaaacagaagcagcaacagcagcagccactgTCGCAGAAACAGCAACCCCAGCAGAAGTCcaaccagcagcaacagcagccccaacaacaaaaacaacaacaacaacaacaattacaaCAAAAGCCACAACAGCAACCTCAACCTCAACCACATCAGCAGCAGATCGTGCAACAGCCACAGCCCCACTTGCTGCAGCCACTCCAGCCACAAACGCCACTCATCTTCCAGCGAAAATCGTAG
- the Aladin gene encoding aladin, whose protein sequence is MAALSNLKQCPPFSNLSDLSLRHNPAELERYPVISLQNEISTNAASHRYYGTQSFVAVDERVLKRITRTFFDGGFWEALAEARSTRSREQAPRVALVGDWIDKFLGLAGGLKLKIFPHTQQLSGEVIAQFVETRDWLNSDVRYVAWHCHYFKLAVAGVDDVVRIYSKNVKQPIVLKSPSQTDITCMAWRPLCSGEIVIGCRQGLCFWNVDNSLQLGRANAPSQSFRHPSNLPITSMQWNKDGTLLATSSIGDRSITIWQPDNRTMQSLNRLGPPGALIKWSPENDWLFAGTVDRVFRVWNCNNKWTTERWVCGPGGHVQTACWSPCGRFLLFVSSTEPILYRLQFVQQSMLQASAEEKEVLPIADLNACSIDASQTLIGGPAQQLAWDPHGNYLVVTFKSTNSIAVFRTFIQKFDLQISAAYFLSGETPAEHPSFICFQPLYRDNDRSVLTIAWSSGRVQYYAFD, encoded by the exons ATGGCGGCTCTGAGCAACCTTAAGCAGTGTCCGCCGTTCTCCAATCTCTCGGATCTGTCGCTCCGCCACAACCCGGCGGAGCTGGAACGCTATCCGGTTATCAGTCTGCAGAATGAAATCTCCACAAATGCGGCGTCGCACCGCTACTACGGCACCCAGAGCTTCGTGGCTGTGGATGAGCGTGTCCTGAAGCGGATCACCCGCACCTTCTTCGACGGCGGCTTCTGGGAAGCCCTGGCGGAGGCGAGGAGTACCAGAAGCCGGGAGCAGGCGCCTCGGGTAGCCCTGGTGGGCGACTGGATTGACAAGTTCCTGGGTCTGGCCGGCGGACTAAAGCTTAAGATCTTCCCCCACACCCAGCAGCTTAGCGGCGAAGTGATAGCCCAGTTTGTGGAGACCAG AGATTGGCTGAACAGCGACGTGCGCTATGTGGCCTGGCACTGCCACTACTTCAAGCTAGCCGTGGCGGGAGTGGACGATGTTGTCCGGATATACTCGAAGAACGTGAAGCAACCCATAGTCTTGAAG agcccCTCCCAAACGGATATCACCTGCATGGCCTGGCGACCACTCTGCTCCGGGGAAATAGTCATCGGCTGCCGGCAGGGCCTGTGCTTCTGGAATGTGGACAACAGCCTGCAGCTGGGACGCGCCAATGCCCCCAGCCAGTCATTCAGGCA TCCCTCAAACCTGCCCATTACCTCCATGCAGTGGAACAAGGACGGCACCCTGCTGGCAACATCCTCGATCGGAGATCGCTCCATCACCATCTGGCAGCCGGACAACCGGACAATGCAGAGCCTGAACCGCCTGGGCCCACCAGGGGCGCTGATCAAGTGGTCGCCGGAAAACGACTGGCTCTTTGCCGGCACCGTGGACCGGGTGTTTCGGGTGTGGAACTGCAACAACAAGTGGACCACGGAGCGCTGGGTGTGCGGCCCCGGTGGCCATGTCCAGACAGCCTGCTGGTCGCCCTGCGGACGCTTCCTGCTCTTCGTCAGCAGCACCGAGCCCATCCTCTACCGCCTGCAGTTTGTCCAGCAGAGCATGCTTCAAG CCTCCGCTGAGGAGAAGGAGGTCCTGCCGATAGCCGACCTGAATGCCTGCAGCATCGATGCCAGCCAGACCCTGATCGGTGGGCCGGCCCAGCAGCTGGCGTGGGACCCGCACGGCAACTACCTGGTGGTCACCTTCAAGTCCACCAACAGCATCGCCGTCTTCCGCACCTTCATCCAGAAGTTCGACCTGCAGATCTCGGCGGCGTACTTCCTGAGCGGCGAGACTCCTGCGGAGCACCCGAGCTTCATCTGCTTCCAGCCCCTCTACAGGGACAACGACCGATCTGTCCTGACCATTGCCTGGTCGTCCGGCCGCGTCCAGTACTACGCCTTCGACTAG
- the c11.1 gene encoding maestro heat-like repeat-containing protein family member 1: MDERGGGGGSGGGGGGGSGGNGSTNTTSNNKSAAGAGAGAAGAGSLATAPSDKPTILEGVLHNIFDGFTDKEEQVRSAMQQAIVKILETHPERAADILSEYRSQQPKMSDHTVAMMLDCIRHVVGTEQPLPAAANEKLISLALQELIRSPEHVPLIQNPAQRILVAIGRTSADGCAQVMEALQAKGSHTEGVSHFMLMQCLGLLATENPAGVVPHIKAILGRCQPHLGGIRQDHIKQAHAYAIGRFSEALLEEGEHGEKENCSTEISVAYDVLFNQWLHSREPKVCVEILQALSSMYPLLPKDRIQDQAARLVPQIFALYRRSVDRNAVTQFLCSVLKTNLAINAQVLDAILDSLISHLFDLVCVYPDYEKPQTVKGHYEVLRCFHLLASHQAYSARIMETLLIHLRNNSERERMKSLLILTHLLNSCAGNIESRIPASIECLKQLILSEKGIKMKLTLLKTIVALAQKSHIRDKEFVWFVVRHSCKYSKSNQEHGSHEEHANLALSCENTLYMLASTVGTLDELLKRELLNYFILLDYTDICGNLAKCLASLFAKSPHIEYDTAGDEAAAHADAPAGDGAAGEDRGVVKRGKVMVPGAETIYARCLALLGNQQCIKRCSNILSFLRYYHPQVNPALEELWERRIPDLQLQINRESAYRQQLHDFVLETNEFLGGLDENFAQRMASKLADQMYLYPISLPHSEWQLPDLSAERGMLLQAVALTLLQVTDVACIHTKIDLIVTSARQERLDKHVKHADYERKIESSARALGYISRQHLGHLVKKLTELAQVGGRKHSTGFFSNLHFIKDTHKELENYKSNLLVVKAFGHIMDEADPLQSLQHLDEDDTLLGFLMQQLAMHKDQTLMSAILQTLLSICNQLIATKEQLPSPLRHRKQIMETVFSIPIEAPFNDLPLLPTILKLGTDFIRIGGPDTAECVDGGVIFEIACRNFFGCAQQLKMKFDSQEEDERNSFLAKHLNESLPQLNALVRAIVELDASPATLDLIIGILEGWTRDRNSEVRICASHVFNNTLEVYIKAMRIGCEAPSKFNQTGQMLGKIVPRCIDSNGTVRQVSVEILQKTLEIACIYETLTIASIDSNADWLKEIEAIKEHIITDEPKQIYNLAGDIAKIIALRISSFQYLQFCKTLLYSLRDPEQSSTIGASVVLKFFIQQKGSELFHAIPDLVRDSLVALQLCEVPRAKSGVLKALVALTKHHPKLVCAEMLAQPLPFDPSLVEYWHLVCSDPELTGLMLDNFLQLLSGAALQEGGGSETPSSQERQKIASAQPFAIFCALHEMLPCKDIKEQLEQRFPDMFSMLLTSLSSYTNLAAPNPPVTASASPNQPQSGKSKFGFVPNKELVKLNPCQIALESFQAFLTNLEMEQIAGVLSVNSQLATSADWHSYIELLTPMAIGLGQQLQLGSPQMRQLVNSLSKYVASPHDGQRVAAVGLFSRLVPLKPSGELAATILSHLGAALSDPNAVVRGLSIQGMGYVGQLAEKEAKRYSETAIGALMKGVDDPVGDCLINIPLESMRGLSGILRALPGERVESFHVSLAIRIRPFLGNYALEMREAAIQLFGDICEGKHDDGSNSPTSSTEALREQLVANLFPLLLHLSESEAAIVSACRGTLQRVCRLLPAPKVVELAQQQLGEERGHQLNYSSFVLEIVKLIAMELTDHIQDFIDSCLPQLRSQWPEVRGSAAIVIGILHNFLSERSVQTEAVAGKIAVLLKDEQAGVRMRAATALGYFFGDI; this comes from the exons ATGGATGAGCGGGGTGGCGGGGGCGGtagcggtggcggtggcggtggcggcagCGGTGGAAACGGATCAACAAACACAACGAGCAACAACAAATCAGCTGCTGgggctggtgctggtgcaGCTGGTGCTGGTTCTTTGGCGACAGCGCCCTCTGATAAGCCAACGATACTGGAAG GAGTGCTCCACAACATCTTCGATGGCTTCACCGACAAAGAGGAGCAAGTGCGCTCCGCCATGCAGCAGGCCATCGTCAAGATCCTGGAGACACATCCCGAACGAGCAGCCGACATCCTGAGCGAGTACCGCTCCCAACAGCCCAAGATGAGCGACCACACAGTGGCCATGATGCTGGA TTGCATCCGGCATGTGGTGGGAACGGAGCAGCCCCTGCCGGCGGCTGCCAATGAAAAACTGATCAGCCTGGCACTCCAAGAGCTCATCAGGAGCCCCGAGCATGTGCCGCTCATACAGAATCCCGCGCAGCGCATACTGGTGGCCATCGGGCGGACCAGCGCCGACGGCTGCGCCCAGGTGATGGAGGCGCTCCAGGCCAAGGGCAGCCACACCGAGGGGGTAAGCCACTTCATGTTGATGCAGTGCCTCGGACTGCTGGCCACCGAGAACCCGGCGGGAGTGGTGCCCCACATCAAGGCCATACTGGGCAGGTGCCAGCCGCACCTGGGCGGAATCCGGCAGGATCACATCAAGCAGGCCCACGCCTACGCCATCGGGCGCTTCAGCGAGGCGCTGCTGGAGGAGGGGGAGCACGGCGAGAAGGAGAACTGCTCCACGGAGATCAGTGTGGCGTACGACGTGCTCTTCAACCAGTGGCTGCACTCCCGCGAGCCGAAGGTGTGCGTGGAGATCCTCCAGGCGCTCTCCAGCATGTACCCCCTGCTGCCGAAGGACCGGATTCAGGACCAGGCGGCGCGGCTGGTGCCCCAGATCTTCGCCCTGTACCGGCGCAGCGTGGACCGGAACGCGGTGACCCAGTTCCTGTGCTCCGTGCTGAAGACGAATCTCGCCATCAATGCCCAGGTGCTGGACGCCATCCTGGACTCGCTGATCTCGCACCTCTTCGACCTGGTCTGCGTCTATCCGGACTACGAGAAGCCGCAGACCGTGAAGGGGCACTACGAGGTGCTGCGGTGCTTCCACCTCCTGGCCAGCCACCAGGCCTACTCCGCCCGGATCATGGAGACCCTGCTGATCCACCTGCGCAACAACAGCGAACGGGAGCGGATGAAGTCGCTGCTGATACTGACGCACCTGCTCAACTCCTGTGCCGGCAACATCGAGAGCCGGATCCCGGCCAGCATCGAGTGCCTCAAGCAGCTGATCCTCTCCGAGAAGGGCATCAAGATGAAGCTCACCCTGCTGAAGACGATCGTGGCCCTGGCCCAGAAGTCGCACATCCGGGACAAGGAGTTCGTCTGGTTCGTGGTGCGCCACAGCTGCAAGTACTCCAAGTCGAACCAGGAGCACGGCAGCCACGAGGAGCACGCCAACCTGGCCCTCAGCTGCGAGAACACCCTCTACATGCTGGCCTCCACGGTGGGCACGCTGGACGAGCTGCTGAAGCGGGAGCTGCTCAACTACTTCATCCTGCTGGACTACACCGACATCTGCGGCAACCTGGCCAAGTGCCTGGCCAGCCTCTTCGCCAAGTCGCCCCACATCGAGTACGACACAGCCGGCGATGAGGCGGCAGCCCACGCGGACGCTCCGGCAGGCGATGGGGCGGCCGGCGAGGATCGGGGTGTGGTGAAGCGGGGCAAGGTGATGGTGCCGGGGGCGGAGACCATTTACGCCCGGTGCCTGGCTCTGTTGGGCAACCAGCAGTGCATCAAACGCTGCTCGAACATCCTCAGCTTCCTGCGCTACTACCATCCCCAGGTGAACCCCGCCCTGGAGGAGCTCTGGGAGCGTCGTATCCCGGACCTGCAGCTGCAGATCAACCGGGAGAGCGCGTACCGCCAGCAGCTGCACGACTTCGTCCTGGAGACCAACGAGTTCCTCGGCGGACTGGACGAGAACTTTGCCCAGCGCATGGCCAGCAAGCTGGCCGACCAGATGTACTTGTACCCCATCAGCCTGCCCCACTCCGAGTGGCAGCTGCCGGACCTGAGCGCCGAGCGGGGCATGCTCCTCCAGGCGGTGGCCCTCACCCTGCTCCAGGTGACCGACGTGGCCTGCATCCACACCAAGATCGATCTCATTGTGACGAGCGCCCGGCAGGAGCGGCTGGACAAGCACGTGAAGCACGCGGACTACGAGCGCAAGATCGAGTCCTCGGCCCGGGCTCTGGGCTACATCTCGCGCCAGCACCTGGGGCATCTCGTCAAGAAACTGACGGAGCTGGCCCAGGTGGGGGGGCGCAAGCACTCGACCGGCTTCTTCAGCAACCTGCACTTCATCAAGGACACGCACAAGGAGCTGGAGAACTACAAGAGCAACCTGCTGGTGGTGAAGGCCTTCGGCCACATCATGGACGAGGCCGATCCGCTGCAGTCGCTGCAGCACCTCGACGAGGACGACACCCTGCTGGGCTTCCTCATGCAGCAGCTGGCCATGCACAAGGACCAGACCCTCATGTCGGCCATCCTGCAGACGCTGCTGAGCATCTGCAACCAGCTGATAGCCACCAAGGAGCAGCTGCCGTCCCCGCTGCGCCACCGCAAGCAGATCATGGAGACGGTCTTCAGCATACCCATCGAGGCGCCCTTCAACGACCTGCCCCTCCTGCCCACCATCCTCAAGCTGGGCACGGACTTCATACGGATAG GGGGTCCGGACACCGCCGAGTGCGTGGATGGCGGCGTCATCTTCGAGATCGCGTGCCGCAACTTCTTCGGCTGCGCCCAGCAGCTCAAGATGAAGTTCGACTCCCAGGAGGAGGACGAGCGCAACAGCTTCCTGGCCAAGCACCTGAACGAGTCGCTGCCGCAGCTGAACGCCCTGGTGCGCGCCATCGTGGAGCTGGACGCCTCGCCGGCCACCCTCGACCTGATCATCGGCATCCTGGAGGGGTGGACGCGCGACCGCAACTCCGAGGTGCGCATCTGCGCCAGCCACGTCTTCAACAACACCCTGGAGGTGTACATCAAGGCGATGCGGATCGGGTGCGAGGCGCCCTCCAAGTTCAACCAGACCGGCCAGATGCTGGGCAAGATCGTGCCCCGGTGCATCGACTCGAACGGGACGGTGCGCCAGGTGTCGGTGGAGATCCTGCAGAAGACCCTGGAGATAGCCTGCATCTACGAGACCCTGACGATAGCCAGCATCGACAGCAACGCCGACTGGCTGAAGGAGATCGAGGCCATCAAGGAGCACATCATCACGGACGAACCCAAGCAGATCTACAACCTGGCCGGGGACATAGCCAAGATAATAGCCCTCAGGATCTCCAGCTTCCAGTACCTCCAGTTCTG CAAGACCCTCCTGTACTCACTGAGGGATCCGGAGCAGAGCTCCACCATCGGAGCCAGTGTCGTGCTGAAGTTCTTCATCCAGCAAAAGGGCTCCGAGCTCTTCCACGCCATTCCCGACCTGGTGCGCGACAGCCTGGTGGCTCTGCAGCTCTGCGAGGTGCCGCGGGCCAAGTCGGGCGTCCTCAAGGCGCTGGTGGCCCTCACCAAGCACCACCCCAAGCTGGTGTGTGCCGAGATGCTGGCCCAGCCGCTGCCCTTCGACCCCAGCCTGGTGGAGTACTGGCATCTGGTGTGCAGCGACCCGGAGCTGACGGGTCTCATGCTGGACAACTTCCTGCAGCTGCTCAGTGGCGCTGCCCTCCAGGAGGGCGGTGGCTCGGAGACGCCCTCGTCCCAGGAGCGCCAGAAGATAGCCAGCGCCCAGCCCTTTGCCATTTTCTGTGCCCTCCACGAGATGCTGCCGTGCAAGGACATCAAGGAG CAACTGGAGCAGCGTTTCCCGGACATGTTCAGCATGCTGCTCACCTCCCTGAGCAGCTACACCAACCTGGCGGCCCCCAATCCGCCCGTGACTGCCTCCGCCAGTCCCAACCAGCCGCAGTCGGGCAAGTCCAAGTTCGGTTTCGTGCCCAACAAGGAGCTGGTGAAGCTCAATCCATGCCAAATAGCCCTGGAGTCGTTCCAG GCCTTCCTCACCAATCTGGAGATGGAGCAGATCGCCGGAGTACTGAGCGTCAACTCGCAACTGGCCACCAGCGCCGACTGGCACAGCTACATCGAACTGCTGACCCCCATGGCCATAGGTCTGGGCCAGCAGCTCCAGCTGGGCAGCCCCCAGATGCGGCAGCTGGTCAACTCCCTGAGCAAGTACGTGGCCTCCCCGCACGACGGCCAGCGCGTGGCAGCTGTGGGTCTCTTCTCGCGCCTGGTGCCGCTCAAGCCCTCGGGGGAACTGGCCGCCACGATCCTCTCCCACCTGGGCGCCGCCCTCTCCGATCCCAATGCCGTGGTGCGGGGCCTGAGCATCCAGGGCATGGGCTATGTGGGCCAGCTGGCGGAGAAGGAGGCGAAGCGCTACTCGGAGACGGCTATTGGGGCGCTGATGAAGGGCGTGGACGACCCGGTGGGCGACTGCCTGATCAACATTCCGCTGGAGAGCATGCGCGGCCTGTCTGGCATCCTCAGGGCCCTGCCCGGCGAGCGGGTCGAGTCCTTCCACGTCTCCCTGGCCATCCGCATCCGCCCCTTCCTGGGCAACTACGCGCTCGAGATGCGCGAGGCGGCCATCCAGCTGTTCGGCGACATCTGCGAGGGCAAGCACGACGACGGCAGCAACTCGCCCACCTCCTCGACGGAGGCGCTCCGGGAGCAGCTGGTGGCCAACCTGTTCCCCCTGTTGCTGCACCTCAGCGAGAGCGAGGCGGCCATTGTGTCCGCCTGCCGGGGCACCCTGCAGCGGGTGTGCCGCCTCCTGCCCGCCCCCAAGGTGGTGGAGCTGGCCCAGCAGCAGTTGGGCGAGGAGCGCGGCCACCAGCTCAACTACAGCAGCTTTGTCCTGGAGATTGTGAAGCTGATT GCCATGGAGCTGACCGATCACATCCAGGACTTTATCGACTCCTGCCTGCCGCAGTTGCGCAGCCAGTGGCCGGAGGTGCGAGGCAGTGCAGCCATAGTGATTG GAATCCTGCACAACTTCCTCAGTGAGAGGAGCGTCCAGACGGAGGCGGTGGCCGGGAAAATAGCCGTCCTGCTGAAGGACGAGCAGGCGGGCGTGAGGATGAGGGCAGCCACCGCCCTGGGCTACTTCTTTGGCGACATATGA
- the Tim8 gene encoding mitochondrial import inner membrane translocase subunit Tim8: MSDFENLSGNDKELQDFLMIEKQKAQVNAQIHEFNEICWEKCIGKPSTKLDHATETCLSNCVDRFIDTSLLITQRFAQMLQKRGGSGDL, from the exons ATGTCAGACTTTGAGAATCTGTCCGGTAACGACAAGGAGCTGCAGGACTTTCTGATGATCGAAAAACAAAAGGCGCAGGTCAATGCACAG ATACACGAGTTCAATGAGATTTGCTGGGAGAAGTGCATCGGCAAGCCGAGCACCAAGCTGGACCATGCCACCGAGACTTGCCTCAGCAACTGCGTGGATCGCTTCATCGACACCTCACTGCTCATCACGCAGCGGTTCGCCCAAATGCTACAGAAGCGTGGCGGCTCCGGGGACTTGTAA